A genomic segment from Dasypus novemcinctus isolate mDasNov1 chromosome X, mDasNov1.1.hap2, whole genome shotgun sequence encodes:
- the PLXNB3 gene encoding plexin-B3 isoform X1 — protein sequence MGRAGAIALWGGRPGLRRDALLAPPAAPRPPRAAELKRRTCSAPRRPGPLLSHPFVARPVMAARLPLLLLSLLPPPPPALARRFSAPNTTFNRLALAPGPGSLYVGAVNRLFQLSPELQLQAVAVTGPVLDSPDCVPFRDPAECPHARLMDNANQLLLVSGGTRELVACGQVRQGVCEKRRLEDVAEVLYQAEDPGDGQFVAANVPGVATVGLVVPGPGRDLLLVARGLAGKLSGGVPPLAVRQLAGPQPFSSEGLGRLVVGDFADYNNSYVGAFATARSAYFVFRRRGARAQTEYRSYVARVCLGDANLYSYVEVPLACRGQGLIQAAFLGPGALLGAFAAGPGEARAALCAFPLAELDGSMEQARRLCYTAGGRGPSGAEEATVEYGVTSRCVTLPPDSPESYPCGDEHTPSPIAGRRPLEAEPLLWLRQPISAVAALQADGHTLAFLGDTQGQLHKVFLNGSRGQVYHSQQVGPAGSAISADLLVDGGGGHLYVLTAQQVARVPVAACPQFPDCASCLQARDPLCGWCVLQGRCTRKGQCERAAQPAQWLWSYGGDSRCLHIQTLQPAHHPRQEQGEVTLSVPRLPSLALDEYFHCAFGDYESLAQVEGPQVACVTPPHDQVPPNPPGTDHVTVPLTLMFEDVAVATANFSFYDCGAVQALDVAAPCRACVGSLWRCHWCPQSSQCVHGGHCPEGERTVYSTQEVDTQLRGPEACPRVEGLAGPALVPVGWESRLALRVQNLQHFLGRPAPYHCWLELPGKPQKLPAVLEESAGDAGLIHCEARQFRPSTSQRELPVPIYVTRGEVQRLDNAAPLRVTLYDCAVGHPDCSHCQAANGSLGCVWCSHGQPACRYGPLCPPGAAEPVCPTPSIHSIEPLTGPPEGGLALTILGSNLGRDFADVEDAVRVAGRPCRPDPALYQISARIVCVTSPAPNGTAGPVQVAIRSRPPGISSQRFTYQDPVLLSLSPRRGPQAGGTQLTIHGQHLQTGGNVSAFVGGQPCPIQEPVCPNAIVCHTMPQAAPGEVVVRVVFGHAQRTLPGSPFLYTPDPQLLAAEPSTSFWGGGRLIRVRGTGLDVVQRPLLSVKLEAAAGQAGGPLARPPDPRPLSCGVAAAAPQACIQLAEGWLQCSTVCAVNSSSLLLCLSPAVPDGARPHQVFFHLDNVRVDFARASGGQDFRYQPNPRLAPLSRDGAAGPYRLKPGHVLDVEGEGLNLGISKEEVRVRIGAGECLVKTLTLTHLYCEPPPRAPRPANGSSTLPQFVVQMGNVRLALGPVQYEAEPALAAFPVGAQVGLGIGAAVLIAAVLLLTLMYRHKSKQALRDYQKVLVQLENLEVGVGDQCRKEFTDLMTEMTDLSSDLEASGIPFLDYRTYAERVFFPGHRGRPLQPPPDGPEEEGRRATVRQGLTQLSNLLNSKLFLLTLIRTLEGQPSFSQRDRCHVASLLSLALHGKLEYLTDILQTLLSDLAAHCVDKNPKLMLRRTETMAEKLLTNWLAICLYTFLREVAGEPLYMLFRAIKYQVDKGPVDAVTGKAKRTLNDSRLLREDVEFRPLTLMVLVGPGPGGAAGGSGEQRVPARVLDTDTITQVKEKVLDQVYKGTPFSQRPSVQALDLEWRSGLAGHLTLSDEDLTSVTQSHWKRLNTLQHYKVPDGATVGLIPQLHNGGAVSQSRAQSCPSGENIPMLEDGDEGGVRLWHLVKATEEPEGAKPRRSSLRERERARAKAIPEIYLTRLLSMKGTLQKFVDDTFQAILSVNRPVPIAVKYLFDFLDELALKHGIEDAETLHIWKTNSLLLRFWVNTLKNPQFIFDVRLSDNVDAILAVIAQTFIDSCTISEHKVGRDSPVNKLLYAREIPRYKQMVEKYYADIRQSSPTSYQEMNSALAELSGNYTSAPHCLEALQELYTHIHRSSVPWRVTPSVRRCSWPAACSSLPPWWRTKSPTCELRPAQEQRQDPPMSCLTSPGWSPGLRGWQSGGQGAQPGAVPSSGLPGATAALQSALHAPPLAHF from the exons ATGGGCCGGGCGGGCGCGATTGCATTGTGGGGAGGGAGACCGGGGCTCCGCCGGGACGCGCTCCTGGCGCCGCCAGCTGCTCCTCGGCCCCCCAG GGCAGCTGAACTGAAGAGACGCACTTGCTCGGCCCCACGCCGCCCGGGACCCCTTTTGTCGCATCCCTTCGTGGCG CGCCCCGTGATGGCTGCCCGCCtcccgctgctgctgctgtcccTGCTGCCACCgccgcccccagccctggcccgcCGCTTCTCCGCACCCAACACCACCTTCAACCGCCTGGCGCTGGCGCCAGGCCCCGGCTCGCTCTACGTGGGCGCCGTGAACCGCCTCTTCCAGCTCAGCCCCGAGCTGCAGCTGCAGGCCGTGGCCGTCACCGGCCCCGTGCTCGACAGCCCCGACTGCGTGCCTTTCCGCGACCCGGCCGAGTGCCCGCACGCCCGGCTCATGGACAACGCCAACCAGCTGCTGCTGGTGAGCGGCGGCACCCGCGAGCTGGTGGCCTGCGGGCAGGTGCGGCAGGGGGTGTGCGAGAAGCGGCGCCTGGAGGACGTGGCCGAGGTGCTGTACCAGGCCGAGGACCCCGGCGACGGGCAGTTCGTGGCCGCCAACGTCCCGGGAGTGGCCACGGTGGGCCTGGTGGTGCCCGGGCCCGGGCGAGACCTCCTGCTGGTGGCCCGGGGCCTGGCGGGCAAACTGTCGGGAGGGGTCCCTCCCCTGGCCGTGCGCCAGCTGGCCGGCCCGCAGCCCTTCTCCAGCGAGGGCCTGGGCCGCCTCGTGGTGGGCGACTTCGCCGACTACAACAACAGCTACGTGGGCGCCTTTGCCACGGCCCGCTCCGCCTACTTCGTCTTCCGCCGCCGCGGGGCCCGGGCGCAGACCGAGTACCGCTCCTACGTGGCCCGCGTCTGTCTGGGCGATGCCAACCTGTACTCCTACGTGGAGGTGCCCCTGGCTTGCCGGGGACAGGGCCTCATCCAGGCTGCCTTCCTCGGGCCGGGCGCCCTGCTGGGGGCGTTTGCCGCGGGCCCCGGGGAGGCGCGGGCGGCCCTGTGCGCCTTTCCGCTGGCAGAGCTGGACGGCAGCATGGAGCAGGCCCGGCGGCTCTGCTACACGGCTGGTGGCCGGGGCCCCAGCGGCGCGGAGGAAGCCACCGTGGAGTACGGCGTCACATCCCGCTGCGTCACCCTGCCCCCT gaCTCCCCAGAGTCGTACCCCTGCGGTGACGAGCACACACCCAGCCCCATAGCTGGCCGCCGGCCCCTGGAGGCCGAGCCCCTGCTGTGGCTCCGGCAGCCCATCAGCGCGGTGGCGGCCCTCCAGGCGGACGGGCACACGCTGGCCTTCCTGGGGGACACCCAGGGCCAGCTGCATAAG GTCTTTCTCAACGGCTCGCGGGGCCAGGTGTACCACTCGCAGCAAGTGGGGCCCGCAGGCTCGGCCATCAGCGCCGACCTGCTGGTGGACGGCGGCGGCGGCCACCTCTACGTCCTCACGGCCCAGCAG GTGGCCCGGGTGCCCGTGGCGGCCTGCCCCCAGTTCCCCGACTGCGCCAGCTGCCTGCAGGCCCGGGACCCGCTGTGTGGCTGGTGTGTCCTCCAGGGCCG GTGTACCCGGAAGGGCCAGTGCGAGCGGGCGGCCCAGCCAGCCCAGTGGCTGTGGAGCTATGGGGGGGACAGCCGCTGCCTGCACATCCAGACCCTGCAGCCGGCCCACCACCCCCGCCAGGAGCAGGGCGAG GTCACCCTGTCTGTCCCTCGGCTGCCTTCCCTGGCCCTGGATGAGTACTTCCACTGTGCCTTTGGGGACTACGAGAGCTTGGCTCAAGTGGAAGGGCCCCAAGTGGCCTGTGTCACCCCTCCCCATGACCAAGTGCCACCCAACCCTCCAGGCACAG ATCACGTCACCGTGCCCCTGACCCTGATGTTCGAGGACGTGGCCGTGGCGACGGCCAACTTCTCCTTCTACGACTGCGGCGCCGTCCAGGCTTTGGACGTGGCGGCCCC gTGCCGCGCTTGTGTGGGCAGCCTCTGGCGGTGCCACTGGTGCCCCCAAAGCAGTCAGTGCGTGCATGGGGGACACTGTCCAGAGGGCGAGAGGACCGTCTACAGCACCCAGGAG GTGGACACCCAGCTGCGTGGCCCAGAGGCTTGCCCGCGGGTCGAGGGCCTGGCGGGTCCCGCCCTGGTGCCCGTGGGCTGGGAGAGCCGGCTGGCCCTGCGCGTGCAGAACCTGCAGCACTTCCTG GGCCGGCCTGCCCCCTACCACTGCTGGCTGGAGCTGCCGGGAAAGCCGCAAAAGCTGCCCGCCGTCCTGGAGGAGAGCGCTGGGGACGCGGGCCTCATCCACTGCGAGGCCCGGCAG TTCCGCCCCTCCACGTCCCAGCGGGAGCTCCCCGTGCCCATCTACGTCACCCGGGGCGAGGTCCAGCGGCTGGACAATGCGGCCCCTCTCCGCG TGACCCTGTACGACTGCGCAGTGGGCCACCCCGACTGCAGCCACTGTCAGGCAGCCAACGGGAGCCTGGGCTGTGTGTGGTGCAGCCATGGCCAGCCGGCCTGCCGCTACGGGCCCCTGTGCCCGCCTGGGGCTGCCGAGCCCGTGTGCCCCACGCCCAGCATCCACTCG ATTGAGCCCCTGACCGGCCCCCCCGAGGGGGGCCTGGCCCTCACCATCCTGGGCTCCAATCTCGGCCGGGACTTTGCCGACGTAGAGGACGCCGTGCGCGTGGCCGGCCGGCCCTGCCGCCCCGACCCAGCTCTCTACCAGATCTCGGCTCG GATTGTGTGTGTGACGTCGCCCGCCCCCAATGGCACCGCTGGGCCGGTCCAGGTGGCCATTAGGAGTCGGCCACCAGGCATCTCCAGCCAGCGCTTCACCTACCAG GATCCCGTCCTTCTGAGCCTGAGTCCCCGGCGCGGCCCCCAGGCGGGGGGCACCCAGCTCACCATCCATGGGCAGCACCTGCAGACAGGAGGCAACGTCAGTGCCTTCGTGGGGGGCCAGCCCTGTCCCAT CCAGGAGCCCGTGTGCCCCAATGCCATCGTGTGCCACACCATGCCCCAGGCAGCCCCAGGAGAGGTCGTCGTTCGCGTGGTCTTTGGCCACGCCCAGCGCACGCTGCCCGGCAGCCCCTTCCTCTATACCCCTGACCCCCAGCTCCTGGCGGCAGAGCCCAGCACCAGCTTCTGGGG GGGTGGGCGGCTGATCCGTGTCCGAGGGACGGGCCTGGACGTGGTGCAGCGGCCCCTGCTGTCGGTGAAGCTGGAGGCGGCGGCAGGGCAGGCTGGGGGGCCGCTGGCCCGGCCCCCGGACCCGAGGCCGCTGAGCTGTGGGGTCGCCGCTGCAGCCCCCCAGGCTTGCATCCAGCTTGCGGAGGGCTGGCTGCAG TGCTCCACCGTCTGCGCCGTGAACTCGTCCAGCCTCCTGCTGTGCCTGAGCCCCGCCGTGCCCGACGGGGCGCGCCCGCACCAGGTCTTCTTCCACCTGGACAACGTGCGGGTGGACTTCGCCCGCGCCAGCGGCGGCCAGGACTTCCGCTACCAGCCCAACCCCCGCCTGGCCCCGCTCAGCCGCGACGGGGCGGCCGGGCCCTACCGCCTCAAGCCGGGCCACGTGCTGGACGTGGAG GGCGAGGGCCTCAACCTGGGCATCAGCAAGGAGGAGGTGCGCGTGCGCATCGGGGCCGGGGAGTGCCTGGTGAAGACGCTCACGCTCACCCACCTGTACTGCGAGCCGCCCCCGCGGGCCCCGCGCCCGGCCAACGGCTCCAGCACCCTGCCGCAGTTCGTG GTGCAGATGGGCAACGTGCGCCTGGCCCTGGGCCCCGTGCAGTACGAGGCGGAGCCCGCGCTGGCCGCCTTCCCCGTGGGCGCTCAGGTGGGCCTGGGCATCGGCGCCGCTGTGCTGATCGCCGCCGTGCTCCTCCTCACGCTCATGTAcag GCACAAGAGCAAGCAAGCCCTACGCGACTACCAGAAGGTTCTGGTGCAGCTGGAGAACCTGGAGGTCGGCGTGGGCGACCAGTGCCGCAAGGAGTTCACAG ACCTGATGACGGAGATGACGGACCTCAGCAGTGATCTGGAGGCCAGCGGGATCCCCTTCCTGGACTACCGCACGTACGCGGAGCGTGTCTTCTTCCCGGGCCACCGCGGGCGCCCGCTGCAGCCGCCTCCCGATGGCCCCGAGGAGGAGGGCCGCCGCGCCACCGTGCGCCAGGGCCTCACGCAGCTCTCCAACCTTCTCAACAGCAAGCTCTTCCTCCTCACG CTCATCCGTACCCTGGAGGGGCAGCCCAGCTTCTCACAGCGGGACCGCTGCCACGTGGCCTCGCTGCTGTCCCTGGCGCTACACGGCAAGCTTGAGTACCTGACGGACATCCTGCAGACGCTGCTCAGCGACCTGGCCGCCCACTGTGTGGACAAGAACCCCAAGCTCATGCTGCGCAG GACCGAGACCATGGCGGAGAAGCTGCTCACCAACTGGCTAGCCATCTGTCTCTACACGTTCCTGAGG GAAGTGGCTGGGGAGCCGCTGTACATGCTCTTCCGGGCCATCAAGTACCAGGTGGACAAGGGCCCTGTGGACGCGGTGACGGGCAAGGCCAAGCGGACCCTGAACGACAGCCGCCTGCTGCGGGAGGACGTGGAGTTCCGGCCGCTGACGCTGATGGTGCTGGTGGGCCCTGGCCCgggcggggccgcggggggcAGCGGGGAGCAGCGCGTGCCGGCCCGCGTGCTCGACACGGACACCATCACTCAGGTCAAGGAGAAGGTGTTGGACCAGGTCTACAAGGGCACGCCCTTCTCCCAGAGGCCCTCGGTGCAGGCCCTAGATCTGG AGTGGCGCTCGGGCCTGGCCGGTCACCTGACCCTGTCGGATGAGGATCTGACCTCGGTGACGCAGAGCCACTGGAAGAGGCTTAACACCCTGCAGCACTACAAG GTCCCAGATGGCGCGACAGTGGGGCTCATCCCCCAGCTGCACAACGGGGGCGCCGTCTCCCAGAGTCGGGCCCAGAGCTGCCCCTCCGGGGAGA ATATCCCCATGCTCGAGGACGGCGACGAGGGCGGGGTGCGCCTCTGGCATCTGGTGAAGGCCACCGAGGAGCCAGAAGGGGCCAAGCCACGGCGCAGCAGCCTGCGGGAGCGGGAGCGGGCACGGGCCAAGGCCATCCCGGAAATCTACCTCACCCGCCTGCTCTCCATGAAG GGCACGCTGCAGAAGTTCGTGGACGACACGTTCCAGGCCATCCTGAGCGTGAACCGCCCGGTGCCCATCGCGGTCAAGTACCTGTTCGACTTCCTGGATGAGCTGGCGCTGAAGCACGGCATCGAGGATGCGGAGACCCTGCACATCTGGAAGACCAACAG CCTGCTGCTGCGGTTCTGGGTGAACACCCTGAAGAACCCCCAGTTCATCTTCGACGTGCGGCTGTCAGACAACGTGGACGCCATCCTCGCCGTCATCGCGCAGACCTTCATCGACTCCTGCACCATCTCCGAGCACAAAGTGGGCCGG GACTCCCCCGTGAACAAACTGCTCTACGCCCGCGAGATCCCTCGCTACAAGCAGATGGTGGAGAA ATACTACGCCGACATTCGCCAGAGCTCCCCCACCAGCTACCAGGAGATGAACTCGGCCCTGGCCGAGCTGTCTGGG AACTACACTTCTGCCCCCCACTGCCTGGAGGCCCTGCAGGAGCTCTACACCCACATCCACAG ATCATCAGTGCCCTGGAGAGTGACCCCGTCAGTCAGAAGATGCAGCTGGCCTGCCGCCTGCAGCAGCTTGCCGCCCTGGTGGAGAACAAAGTCACCGACCTGTGAGCTCCGGCCAGCTCAGGAGCAGCGGCAGGACCCCCCGATGTCGTGCCTGACGAGCCCCGGATGGAGCCCAGGACTGAGGGGCTGGCAgagcggggggcagggggcgcaGCCAGGCGCGGTGCCCAGCAGTGGGCTCCCCGGAGCCACCGCCGCCCTCCAGTCCGCCCTGCATGCCCCTCCCTTGGCTCACTTCTAA